One genomic window of Salvia miltiorrhiza cultivar Shanhuang (shh) chromosome 4, IMPLAD_Smil_shh, whole genome shotgun sequence includes the following:
- the LOC131021939 gene encoding uncharacterized protein LOC131021939, whose translation MALEWVVLGYAAGAEAIMLLFLTLPGLDPIRKGLITVTRSLLKPFLSVVPFCLFLLMDIYWKYENRPTCESDSCSPTEHLRHQKSIMKSQRNALLIASALIFYWLLYSVTGLVVKMDQLNKRIEKLKAQD comes from the coding sequence ATGGCGTTGGAATGGGTAGTTCTCGGTTACGCCGCTGGCGCAGAAGCCATCATGCTCCTCTTCCTCACCCTCCCGGGCCTTGACCCGATACGAAAGGGCCTAATCACCGTGACCCGCAGTCTCCTCAAACCCTTCCTCTCCGTCGTTCCCTTCTGCCTCTTCCTGCTAATGGATATCTACTGGAAGTACGAGAACCGACCCACCTGTGAGTCAGATTCGTGCTCCCCAACGGAGCACCTCCGCCACCAGAAATCGATCATGAAATCGCAGCGCAACGCCCTCCTGATCGCGTCCGCCCTCATCTTCTACTGGCTGCTTTACTCCGTCACGGGGCTCGTTGTCAAGATGGATCAGCTCAATAAGCGGATCGAGAAGCTCAAGGCGCAGGATTGA